The following coding sequences lie in one Nitratireductor mangrovi genomic window:
- a CDS encoding branched-chain amino acid ABC transporter permease: protein MRTVFKTSYDADINYFQHGMQAFWYMALLVFALILPFILGTFAIGEMTNMLIWAIAGMGLMVLVGQTGQASLGHAAFLAVGCYANVLLQERLGLPFILSFPLAGVIAGLAGVLLAIPTTKLHGIYLAIGTLAISILADDLIVIAEPLTNGVVGLFAPTIEVFGLKFDRYANPDRFYWLVLFVTVVVVLAYRNLLRSPLGRSFAAVRDSEVSAQAMGVNVARTKATSFGISTAITGLAGALMGHFAGIFNNETFNIIISIQLLLMIVIGGLGSIHGAFFGAIVVALLPQAIAISRDWVSGIFGGGTVAIPGLESAIFGAILIGFILFEPMGIYGRWIKIRTYFQLFPFYRRDMFRRQKSYLKTERMR, encoded by the coding sequence ATGAGAACCGTCTTCAAGACCTCCTACGACGCCGATATCAACTACTTCCAGCACGGCATGCAGGCCTTCTGGTACATGGCACTGCTGGTGTTCGCGCTGATCCTGCCGTTCATCCTCGGGACGTTTGCGATCGGCGAAATGACCAACATGCTGATCTGGGCGATCGCGGGAATGGGGCTGATGGTGCTGGTCGGCCAGACGGGGCAAGCGAGCCTCGGCCATGCCGCGTTCCTGGCAGTGGGCTGTTATGCCAACGTGCTCCTTCAGGAACGGCTTGGGCTGCCCTTCATCCTGTCCTTTCCGCTCGCCGGAGTGATCGCCGGACTGGCCGGGGTGTTGCTCGCGATCCCGACAACCAAGCTGCACGGCATCTATCTCGCGATCGGGACGCTGGCGATCTCGATCCTTGCCGACGACCTTATCGTCATCGCCGAGCCGCTGACCAACGGTGTCGTTGGGCTGTTCGCGCCGACGATCGAGGTTTTCGGTCTGAAGTTCGACCGGTACGCCAATCCGGACCGGTTCTATTGGCTGGTGCTTTTCGTGACCGTGGTGGTTGTTCTCGCCTATCGCAACCTTCTGCGTTCTCCGCTCGGGCGATCCTTCGCGGCGGTGCGCGACTCGGAGGTCTCGGCGCAGGCGATGGGCGTCAACGTGGCGCGCACCAAGGCAACGTCGTTCGGCATTTCGACAGCGATCACCGGGCTTGCCGGCGCGCTGATGGGGCACTTCGCCGGCATCTTCAACAACGAGACCTTCAACATCATCATCTCGATCCAACTCCTGCTGATGATCGTGATCGGCGGCCTCGGTTCGATCCATGGCGCCTTCTTCGGGGCGATCGTGGTTGCCCTGCTGCCACAGGCGATCGCCATCTCGCGTGACTGGGTGAGCGGCATCTTCGGTGGTGGAACGGTGGCGATCCCTGGGCTGGAATCGGCGATCTTCGGCGCCATCCTGATCGGCTTCATCCTGTTCGAGCCGATGGGCATCTATGGCCGCTGGATCAAGATACGCACCTATTTCCAGCTCTTCCCGTTCTATAGGCGCGACATGTTCCGCCGCCAGAAGAGCTATCTGAAGACGGAGCGCATGCGATGA
- a CDS encoding acyl-CoA dehydrogenase family protein translates to MTNMDLGMTERLKPIHEKVSRMVREEIMPLDEEFHAEVGKNGDRWSYTARQTEILEGLKAKARERGLWNFWLTDSERGYGLSTVEYAYLAEEMGKAHLGAETFNCSAPDTGNMEVIERYGTETHKKEWLAPLLEGKIRSAYLMTEPDVASSDATNISMSCVRDGDDYVLNGEKWWSSGAGDPRCKIYIVMVKTSSDAPKHQQHSMIFVPADTPGITKLRAMKVYGDDDAPHGHLHLKFEDVRVPADNLILGEGRGFEIAQGRLGPGRIHHCMRAIGQAEMALEQMCKRAMRREAFGKPLAQLGANYDIIAECRMEIEMARLLCLKAAWMMDQGDPRAAAPWISQIKVVAPRVALKVTDEAIQMFGGQGISQDTRLARSWTHLRTLRLADGPDAVHRRQVARVELKKYTQEKV, encoded by the coding sequence ATGACCAACATGGATCTCGGCATGACCGAGCGGCTGAAGCCGATCCACGAAAAGGTATCGCGCATGGTGCGCGAGGAGATCATGCCGCTCGATGAGGAGTTTCACGCCGAGGTCGGCAAGAATGGCGACCGCTGGAGCTACACGGCGCGGCAGACCGAGATCCTCGAAGGGTTGAAGGCCAAGGCCAGGGAACGCGGCCTGTGGAATTTCTGGCTGACCGATTCCGAGCGCGGCTACGGCCTTTCAACGGTCGAGTATGCCTACCTCGCCGAAGAAATGGGCAAGGCGCATCTGGGCGCGGAGACCTTCAACTGCTCGGCGCCTGACACCGGCAATATGGAGGTTATCGAACGCTACGGCACGGAAACGCACAAGAAGGAATGGCTGGCGCCGCTGCTCGAAGGCAAGATCCGTTCCGCCTATCTCATGACCGAACCTGACGTCGCCTCCTCGGACGCGACCAACATTTCCATGTCGTGCGTGCGTGACGGTGACGACTATGTCCTCAACGGCGAAAAATGGTGGTCGTCGGGGGCCGGCGATCCGCGCTGCAAGATATACATCGTGATGGTGAAGACGTCTTCGGATGCGCCCAAGCACCAGCAGCATTCGATGATTTTCGTTCCTGCCGATACGCCCGGCATCACCAAGCTCAGGGCCATGAAGGTCTACGGCGACGACGATGCCCCGCATGGCCACCTGCACCTGAAGTTCGAGGATGTGCGCGTGCCGGCCGACAATTTGATCCTCGGCGAGGGCAGGGGTTTCGAGATTGCGCAAGGACGGCTCGGACCCGGCCGCATCCATCATTGCATGCGCGCGATCGGCCAGGCCGAAATGGCGCTGGAACAGATGTGCAAGCGCGCCATGCGGCGCGAGGCGTTCGGCAAACCGCTCGCGCAACTGGGCGCCAATTACGATATCATCGCGGAATGCCGCATGGAGATCGAGATGGCGCGGCTGTTGTGCCTCAAGGCGGCATGGATGATGGACCAGGGCGATCCGCGTGCGGCCGCCCCCTGGATCAGTCAGATCAAGGTGGTGGCACCCCGCGTGGCGCTGAAGGTCACTGACGAGGCAATCCAGATGTTCGGCGGGCAGGGGATCAGCCAGGATACGCGGCTGGCGCGGTCGTGGACCCATCTCAGGACGCTGCGGCTCGCCGACGGCCCCGACGCGGTGCATCGCCGGCAGGTCGCCCGCGTGGAACTGAAAAAGTACACGCAGGAAAAGGTGTAG
- a CDS encoding ABC transporter ATP-binding protein codes for MNVAVAPDNKTAASADALLSVRNLESYYGPIMAIRGCSLDVREGQIATVLGANGAGKTTLMKTISGVMDPEKGQIFYKGENIAGANPDHVVRKGIVHVPEGREVFPLLTVEENLKMGAFTRNDPAGVRKDEEMVFSYFPILAERRRQAAGTLSGGQQQMLAIARGLMARPTLMLLDEPSLGLSPLLVKDIFKIIRRLNREQKVTMLLVEQNAKVALEVADYGYVMELGRIVMADKAERLLQSKDVQEFYLGVQEETQRGQKRWKQKKTWR; via the coding sequence ATGAACGTGGCGGTGGCGCCGGACAACAAGACCGCGGCATCGGCCGACGCGCTCCTGTCGGTGCGCAACCTCGAGAGTTACTACGGTCCGATCATGGCGATCAGAGGCTGTAGTCTCGACGTGCGCGAGGGGCAGATCGCGACCGTGCTGGGCGCCAACGGCGCCGGCAAGACGACGCTGATGAAGACCATCTCCGGCGTCATGGACCCGGAGAAAGGCCAGATCTTCTACAAAGGCGAGAATATCGCCGGGGCCAACCCGGACCATGTTGTGCGCAAGGGTATCGTGCACGTGCCGGAAGGACGGGAAGTCTTTCCGCTGTTGACCGTTGAGGAAAACCTGAAAATGGGTGCCTTCACGCGCAACGACCCGGCAGGTGTGCGCAAGGACGAGGAGATGGTGTTTTCCTACTTCCCGATCCTTGCCGAGAGGCGGCGCCAGGCGGCGGGCACGCTCTCCGGTGGCCAGCAGCAGATGCTGGCCATCGCGCGCGGCCTGATGGCGCGGCCGACGTTGATGCTGCTGGACGAGCCGAGCCTCGGCCTGTCGCCACTGCTGGTGAAGGACATCTTCAAGATCATCCGGCGGCTCAACCGCGAACAGAAGGTGACGATGCTGCTGGTCGAGCAGAACGCCAAGGTGGCGCTGGAAGTCGCCGACTATGGCTATGTGATGGAACTCGGCCGCATCGTGATGGCGGACAAGGCTGAACGGCTCTTGCAGTCCAAGGACGTTCAGGAGTTCTATCTGGGCGTACAGGAAGAAACCCAGCGCGGGCAGAAACGCTGGAAGCAGAAGAAGACGTGGCGCTGA
- a CDS encoding alcohol dehydrogenase catalytic domain-containing protein: MTLPPRMRALLLNDDGYSSKSSGALLEDMGSYVTLGDIEVPEPGPSQVLVKVSVAAINPSDVMFVKGLYGQPRQKGQPAGFEGVGTVVAAGAEPAAQRLVGQRIAFPTGRSNWGSWAEYAIAEAAACIPLMDGVKDTDGAAMIVNPLTALAMFGIVKEEGEKAFVLTAAASQLCKLLMGAAREEGYRPIAIVRRDDQIPLLEAAGAAHVLNTTAPDFADKLAKVMKAEQPRIFLDAVTGPLAGQIFAAMPKRARWIIYGRLDPETTPIPEPGQMIFMHKRVEGFWLTEWLRASPPERRVEVVKEAQKRFIDGRWSTDVTAVVPLEEAVAKVPGELAKPNGKVFITP; this comes from the coding sequence ATGACACTGCCGCCGCGCATGAGGGCGCTTCTGCTCAACGATGACGGTTATTCGTCCAAGTCGTCCGGCGCGTTGCTGGAGGACATGGGCTCCTACGTGACGCTTGGAGACATCGAGGTGCCTGAGCCGGGACCTAGCCAGGTACTGGTCAAGGTGTCGGTGGCGGCGATCAACCCGTCCGACGTCATGTTCGTGAAGGGCCTCTACGGCCAGCCGCGCCAAAAAGGGCAGCCCGCCGGCTTCGAGGGTGTCGGCACGGTCGTGGCAGCCGGCGCCGAGCCGGCCGCGCAACGCCTTGTCGGTCAGCGCATTGCTTTCCCGACCGGGCGCTCCAACTGGGGCTCCTGGGCCGAATACGCGATCGCCGAGGCGGCCGCCTGCATCCCGCTGATGGACGGCGTGAAGGATACGGATGGCGCGGCCATGATCGTCAATCCGCTGACGGCTCTGGCCATGTTCGGCATCGTCAAGGAGGAGGGCGAAAAGGCCTTCGTGCTGACGGCTGCGGCGAGCCAGCTCTGCAAGCTTCTGATGGGCGCGGCGCGCGAGGAAGGCTACCGGCCGATCGCCATCGTGCGGCGCGACGACCAGATTCCCTTGCTGGAGGCGGCGGGCGCGGCGCATGTACTGAATACGACGGCGCCGGATTTCGCGGACAAGTTGGCGAAGGTCATGAAGGCGGAGCAGCCGCGCATCTTCCTCGATGCGGTGACCGGGCCGCTCGCCGGACAGATTTTTGCGGCGATGCCGAAGCGGGCACGCTGGATCATTTATGGGCGGCTCGATCCGGAGACGACGCCGATCCCGGAACCGGGGCAGATGATCTTCATGCACAAGCGTGTCGAAGGTTTCTGGCTGACGGAATGGCTCCGCGCGTCGCCGCCCGAAAGGAGGGTGGAGGTCGTGAAGGAAGCGCAGAAGCGCTTCATCGACGGACGCTGGTCAACCGACGTGACCGCTGTAGTGCCGCTTGAAGAGGCGGTCGCGAAGGTGCCGGGCGAACTGGCGAAGCCGAACGGAAAGGTGTTCATCACGCCTTAG
- a CDS encoding branched-chain amino acid ABC transporter permease gives MDVLQLFVSGLANGCVYGLIALGFVLIYKATEAVNFAQGDFMMLGAFITLGLTNEQFWGLPFWVSVPIAVVMMGIFGYLLDMIVLRRMFGQSQVAVVILTIALGFVLRFAAGLIWGHQPIALESPMAGKEVRFGGLVLGLDEVTIIFVTVILTVVLYFYFNRTKLGVAMQAASQNQLAAYYMGIPVKRVHSLIWALAGAVAAIAGVLFASKGSIDPSIGLLGIKAFAAAVIGGFGSLPGALLGGVIVGLIEPFASYYIAAGYSQIMPYLLLFLILVFRPHGILAQVHRKKV, from the coding sequence TTGGACGTCTTGCAGCTCTTCGTGAGCGGCCTTGCGAATGGCTGCGTCTACGGCTTGATCGCGCTCGGCTTCGTGCTCATCTACAAGGCCACGGAAGCCGTGAATTTCGCCCAGGGCGATTTCATGATGCTGGGTGCCTTCATCACGCTCGGATTGACCAACGAGCAGTTCTGGGGGCTGCCGTTCTGGGTTTCCGTTCCGATCGCCGTCGTCATGATGGGCATTTTCGGTTACCTGCTCGACATGATCGTGCTCAGGCGCATGTTCGGCCAAAGCCAGGTCGCCGTCGTCATTCTGACGATCGCGCTAGGTTTCGTCCTGCGCTTCGCCGCCGGGCTGATCTGGGGCCATCAGCCGATCGCGCTGGAATCACCGATGGCCGGCAAGGAGGTGCGCTTCGGCGGCCTGGTGCTGGGGCTGGACGAGGTGACGATCATCTTCGTCACCGTGATCCTGACGGTGGTGCTCTATTTTTACTTCAACCGCACCAAGCTCGGTGTCGCCATGCAAGCGGCGTCGCAGAACCAGCTGGCGGCCTACTACATGGGTATCCCTGTCAAGCGGGTCCACTCGCTGATCTGGGCGCTTGCCGGCGCGGTGGCCGCGATCGCCGGCGTGCTTTTTGCATCCAAGGGGTCGATCGACCCGTCCATCGGACTTCTTGGAATCAAGGCTTTTGCGGCGGCCGTCATCGGGGGCTTCGGCAGCCTGCCGGGCGCCTTGCTCGGCGGCGTCATCGTCGGCCTGATCGAGCCCTTCGCGTCTTACTACATCGCCGCCGGCTATTCGCAGATCATGCCATACCTGCTCCTGTTCCTGATCCTGGTGTTCAGGCCGCACGGTATCCTGGCGCAAGTCCACCGCAAGAAGGTCTGA
- a CDS encoding AMP-dependent synthetase/ligase: MTIAEKLPPQQTVRGHSFNADLAKGPFFFDGCDTLVKLFRERCKELGGRVAHREKQFGIWLAYTWDDFYEHARLIGLGLKSLGLKRGEVVSILSEDNKEWIYTDLGVQCVGGIASGVYTTDSAKQLEYLVNDSDSRFLFVENDEQLDKYLSVKNQMPGLTRVIVYDQEGLHGFADDKVIFLDELYRLGRDYLKAHPDVFEEEIAKSKPEDTAILVYTSGTTGPPKGAMISHENIISSIAGAVMTLPVDQSDEQLCFLPLCHILERLISVFTPIGLRSTVNFAESPETVFDNVREVSPHVFTAVPRVWEKVYSRVTIMANEATPLGKWAFKRAIAAGMARGEALENGDPVPLATRLSYAFWDFMVLQNLRRLLGFDRLRRGTTGAAPISPALLKWYRAVGITLLEGYGMTESSGVISVNLIEKNKTGTVGQVVPGGEMRISPEGEIQYRAPNVFKGYWNKPDKTAETIDEDGWLRTGDVGRIDNEGFLTITGRVKDIIITAGGKNITPAEIENRLKFSPYVSDAVVIGDKRKYLSCLIMIDQENVEKFAQDRRVPFNDFKSLCAAQEVRDLIGGVVAETNAEFARVEQIKDFRLIDVLLTAEDEELTATMKLKRSFVEQKHKKLIDEMYGQPGHAGN; the protein is encoded by the coding sequence ATGACGATAGCCGAAAAACTGCCTCCACAGCAGACGGTACGCGGCCATTCCTTCAACGCCGACCTGGCCAAGGGACCGTTCTTCTTCGACGGTTGCGACACGCTGGTGAAGCTTTTTCGCGAACGCTGCAAGGAGCTCGGCGGCCGTGTCGCGCACCGTGAAAAGCAGTTCGGCATCTGGCTGGCCTATACGTGGGACGATTTCTACGAGCACGCGCGGCTGATCGGTCTCGGATTGAAGTCGCTGGGGCTCAAGCGCGGCGAGGTGGTGTCGATCCTGTCGGAAGACAACAAGGAATGGATCTACACCGACCTTGGCGTTCAGTGCGTGGGCGGCATCGCCTCGGGCGTCTACACCACCGACTCGGCCAAGCAGCTCGAATATCTGGTCAATGATTCCGACAGCCGCTTCCTGTTCGTCGAAAACGACGAGCAGCTGGACAAATATCTGTCGGTCAAGAACCAGATGCCGGGACTGACCAGGGTCATCGTCTACGACCAGGAAGGGCTGCACGGCTTTGCCGACGACAAGGTCATCTTCCTTGACGAACTCTACCGGCTCGGGCGCGACTACCTGAAGGCGCACCCGGACGTCTTCGAGGAGGAGATCGCCAAGTCGAAGCCGGAGGACACCGCGATCCTTGTCTATACCTCGGGCACGACCGGGCCGCCCAAGGGCGCAATGATCAGCCACGAGAACATCATCAGTTCGATCGCCGGCGCGGTCATGACCCTGCCGGTCGACCAGAGCGACGAGCAACTGTGTTTCCTGCCATTGTGCCACATCCTGGAACGGCTGATCAGCGTCTTCACGCCGATCGGGCTGCGCTCGACGGTGAACTTCGCCGAGAGCCCGGAGACCGTGTTCGACAATGTGCGCGAGGTCTCGCCACACGTCTTCACTGCGGTGCCGCGCGTGTGGGAAAAGGTCTATTCGCGCGTCACCATCATGGCCAATGAGGCAACGCCGCTCGGCAAGTGGGCTTTCAAGCGCGCGATCGCGGCCGGCATGGCACGCGGCGAGGCGTTGGAGAATGGCGACCCGGTGCCGCTGGCCACGCGGCTTTCCTATGCCTTCTGGGACTTCATGGTGCTTCAGAACCTGCGCCGCCTGCTCGGCTTCGACCGGTTGCGGCGTGGAACGACGGGAGCGGCGCCGATCTCGCCTGCGCTGCTCAAATGGTACCGCGCGGTGGGCATCACATTGCTCGAAGGCTACGGCATGACGGAAAGCTCGGGCGTCATTTCGGTCAACCTGATCGAGAAGAACAAGACCGGCACGGTCGGGCAGGTGGTGCCGGGTGGCGAGATGCGCATCTCTCCAGAGGGCGAAATCCAGTACCGCGCGCCCAACGTGTTCAAGGGCTACTGGAACAAACCCGACAAGACGGCCGAGACGATCGACGAGGATGGCTGGCTGCGCACCGGCGACGTCGGCCGCATCGACAATGAAGGCTTCCTGACGATCACGGGCCGCGTGAAGGACATCATCATCACCGCCGGAGGCAAGAACATCACGCCGGCGGAGATCGAAAACAGGCTGAAATTCTCGCCCTACGTCTCCGACGCGGTCGTTATCGGCGACAAGCGCAAATACCTCTCCTGCCTGATCATGATCGACCAGGAGAACGTCGAAAAGTTCGCGCAGGACCGCCGGGTGCCGTTCAACGACTTCAAGTCGCTGTGCGCGGCGCAGGAGGTGCGCGACCTGATCGGCGGCGTGGTGGCCGAGACGAATGCCGAGTTCGCCCGGGTGGAACAGATCAAGGATTTCCGCTTGATCGACGTGCTGCTCACGGCGGAAGATGAAGAACTGACAGCAACGATGAAGCTGAAGCGGAGTTTCGTGGAGCAGAAGCACAAGAAGCTGATCGACGAGATGTATGGCCAGCCCGGCCATGCAGGGAACTAG
- a CDS encoding NADPH:quinone oxidoreductase family protein produces the protein MKAIVARDFAPIEQLEYADWPEPEVGERTVVIEADAIGVNYPDGLLVQGLYQMKPPVPFVPGMEVAGRVTAVGDKVHSVKVGDRVASVSSLGAYAERVGVDETRVMPLPEGMSEADACALLCGFGTSHHALKQRGQLKKGETLCVLGAAGVTGLAAVQIGKAMGANVIAVASTEEKRAIARDAGADTVLGYDNLKDALKEVTGGKGVDVGYDPVGGEAFDALARGMGWGGRLLVIGFASGAIPKFPVNLALVKGFSLVGVFWGAFTQKEPQVYADNMKELVGWYLAGKVRPVIEGEYQLAEAPQVLARIMNRGAAGKVILKPEGAR, from the coding sequence ATGAAGGCTATCGTCGCCCGCGACTTCGCACCGATTGAGCAGCTCGAATATGCCGACTGGCCGGAGCCGGAAGTGGGCGAGCGCACCGTCGTGATCGAGGCCGACGCCATCGGCGTCAACTATCCCGACGGATTGCTCGTGCAGGGGCTCTACCAGATGAAACCGCCGGTGCCGTTCGTTCCGGGCATGGAAGTGGCCGGAAGGGTGACCGCGGTCGGCGACAAGGTGCACTCGGTCAAGGTGGGCGACCGCGTCGCCTCGGTGTCGTCACTTGGTGCCTATGCCGAGCGGGTCGGCGTCGACGAGACGCGGGTGATGCCGCTGCCCGAAGGCATGAGCGAAGCGGACGCCTGCGCGCTCCTGTGCGGCTTCGGAACGTCGCACCATGCGCTGAAGCAACGCGGTCAGCTCAAGAAGGGCGAGACGCTCTGCGTGCTGGGCGCGGCCGGGGTGACCGGACTCGCAGCAGTGCAGATCGGCAAGGCGATGGGCGCCAACGTCATCGCCGTCGCCTCCACCGAGGAAAAGCGCGCCATAGCGCGCGATGCCGGTGCGGATACGGTACTCGGCTACGACAACCTCAAGGACGCTTTGAAAGAGGTGACCGGCGGCAAGGGTGTCGATGTCGGCTATGACCCGGTCGGTGGAGAGGCTTTCGACGCTCTCGCTCGCGGCATGGGCTGGGGCGGGCGCCTGCTGGTCATCGGCTTCGCATCGGGGGCAATCCCGAAGTTCCCGGTCAATCTGGCGCTGGTCAAGGGCTTCAGCCTCGTCGGTGTGTTTTGGGGCGCTTTCACGCAGAAGGAGCCGCAGGTCTATGCGGACAACATGAAGGAACTGGTCGGCTGGTATCTGGCCGGGAAGGTGAGACCGGTGATCGAGGGCGAGTATCAGCTTGCGGAAGCGCCACAAGTGCTGGCGCGCATCATGAACAGGGGAGCGGCCGGCAAGGTCATCCTGAAGCCTGAGGGAGCACGATGA
- a CDS encoding ABC transporter substrate-binding protein: MRKTITRSILAAATAVGMGSAAYATQGVTDDEIVIGSNGDLSGIFAAFNVGAIKAAQMLFDEVNENGGIHGRKIRFVVEDHGYQVPKAVQNFNKLVNSDQVFAMILNLGTPHNIAGFPIMESKEVANVGPLTAARQMLEGDIAYKYAGFSSYYDQLRAGVKHLASEKGAKEVCAMYIPSDFGKEIQEGAKEEAEELGLTWAAETTHKPDEQDFVGSIQKLKDAGCDIVATALGVRQTIVAYGTAKKLGWTDVTFIGSSAGFNTAVAKVPEGVTEGYYAAAGWVDFEDRLDVPEVKEWAEQYQAYAGQPADTAAQLGYSAAKTLVLGLEAAGKDLTSATFRTAMEGLKYDDVINDVPIDVGADHQGGELIVISKIEGGKWVEVARVDPASSN, translated from the coding sequence ATGAGGAAGACAATCACCAGATCGATCCTGGCGGCCGCCACGGCGGTCGGCATGGGGTCGGCCGCTTACGCAACCCAGGGCGTCACCGACGACGAAATCGTCATCGGCTCCAACGGCGACCTGTCGGGCATCTTTGCGGCGTTCAATGTCGGCGCGATCAAGGCCGCGCAGATGTTGTTCGACGAGGTCAACGAGAATGGCGGCATCCATGGCCGCAAGATCCGTTTCGTCGTCGAGGACCATGGCTACCAAGTGCCGAAGGCGGTTCAGAACTTCAACAAACTGGTCAATTCCGACCAGGTCTTTGCGATGATCCTCAACCTTGGAACGCCGCACAACATTGCCGGCTTCCCGATCATGGAATCCAAGGAAGTGGCGAATGTCGGTCCGCTGACCGCGGCGCGGCAGATGCTGGAAGGCGACATCGCCTACAAATATGCCGGCTTTTCGTCCTACTATGACCAGCTTCGGGCCGGCGTGAAGCATCTTGCCAGCGAGAAGGGCGCCAAGGAAGTGTGCGCCATGTACATCCCCTCGGACTTCGGTAAGGAGATCCAGGAAGGAGCCAAGGAAGAAGCCGAGGAACTCGGGCTGACCTGGGCCGCCGAGACGACCCACAAGCCTGACGAGCAGGACTTTGTCGGCTCGATACAGAAGCTGAAGGATGCCGGCTGCGACATCGTCGCGACCGCGCTCGGCGTGCGCCAGACGATCGTCGCCTACGGCACGGCCAAGAAGCTCGGCTGGACCGACGTGACGTTCATCGGCTCGTCAGCCGGCTTCAACACCGCCGTCGCCAAGGTGCCCGAGGGCGTGACCGAAGGCTATTACGCAGCCGCCGGCTGGGTGGACTTCGAAGACCGCCTGGACGTTCCAGAGGTCAAGGAATGGGCCGAGCAATATCAGGCCTATGCCGGCCAGCCGGCCGATACGGCCGCCCAGCTCGGCTACAGCGCGGCCAAGACCTTGGTCCTCGGGCTCGAGGCTGCGGGCAAGGATCTGACGTCGGCCACCTTCCGCACCGCGATGGAAGGCCTGAAGTATGACGACGTCATCAACGACGTGCCGATCGATGTCGGCGCCGACCATCAGGGTGGCGAACTGATCGTCATCTCGAAGATCGAAGGCGGCAAGTGGGTCGAGGTCGCTCGCGTCGACCCGGCAAGCTCGAACTGA
- a CDS encoding ABC transporter ATP-binding protein translates to MSLLEIDNVTLRFGGVVAVNQVSFSVEEGEVFALVGPNGAGKSTIFNLISRFYDPAEGDIRFEGKSILSRQSHEIAGLGIARTFQNIELFEHATVLQNLLVGRHRHRQGNFMTELLFTPFVRGEERRHRSAVEHVIEFLDLQPYREKMIAGLPYGVRKVVEMGRALAIEPKLLLLDEPASGLSVEETQDVAFWIEDIKKQMGITVLMVEHDMHLVSSVSDRVLALADGKTLALGTPQEVQNDPKVIEAYIGTSDEEERAVA, encoded by the coding sequence ATGAGCCTGCTCGAGATCGACAATGTCACGCTGCGCTTCGGCGGCGTCGTCGCGGTCAACCAGGTCTCCTTCTCCGTCGAGGAGGGAGAGGTGTTCGCACTGGTCGGCCCCAACGGTGCCGGCAAGTCGACGATCTTCAACCTGATCTCGCGTTTCTACGACCCGGCCGAAGGCGACATCCGCTTCGAGGGCAAGAGCATCCTGAGCCGGCAGTCGCACGAAATTGCCGGGCTCGGGATCGCCCGTACCTTCCAGAACATCGAGCTTTTCGAGCATGCGACGGTGCTGCAGAACCTGCTCGTTGGTCGCCATCGGCACCGGCAGGGCAATTTCATGACGGAACTCCTGTTCACGCCGTTCGTGCGTGGCGAGGAGCGGCGCCATCGCTCGGCCGTCGAACATGTGATCGAGTTCCTCGACCTGCAGCCCTATCGCGAGAAGATGATCGCCGGCCTGCCTTACGGCGTCCGCAAGGTGGTGGAGATGGGGCGGGCGTTGGCCATCGAACCGAAGCTCCTCTTGCTTGACGAGCCGGCGTCCGGCCTCTCCGTCGAGGAAACGCAGGACGTGGCCTTCTGGATCGAGGATATCAAGAAGCAGATGGGGATTACCGTGCTGATGGTGGAACACGACATGCACCTCGTCTCCTCGGTTTCCGACCGCGTTCTGGCGTTGGCCGACGGCAAGACGCTGGCTCTCGGCACGCCGCAGGAAGTGCAGAACGACCCCAAGGTGATCGAGGCCTATATCGGCACCTCGGACGAAGAAGAAAGGGCGGTGGCATGA
- a CDS encoding TetR/AcrR family transcriptional regulator, translated as MSLGVREQVADSSRADILRAAAKCFMERGYAGTSIDDVARSLGATKGRIYHHFPSKADLFAEVFRAGMDMNYQAVEPLADVPGPALPRWRKMAMTHVLQMMVTKPFQRVVWIGVEMHLRGATTPEQRDALRELIDYRSNYGNLFRATLLQGREEGVFEFGDMSITNQLMFMTLNSPIFWYTPRVGETRADIENIASQVVDYALGGLCGKREKSR; from the coding sequence ATGTCGCTTGGCGTCAGGGAGCAGGTTGCCGACAGTTCGCGCGCGGACATTCTGCGGGCGGCGGCAAAGTGCTTCATGGAGCGTGGTTATGCGGGCACCTCAATCGACGATGTGGCACGCAGCCTCGGCGCGACGAAGGGCAGGATCTACCACCACTTTCCTTCGAAGGCAGACCTCTTTGCCGAAGTGTTCCGGGCTGGCATGGACATGAACTACCAGGCCGTCGAGCCGCTGGCCGATGTGCCCGGACCGGCATTGCCGCGCTGGCGCAAGATGGCCATGACGCATGTTCTGCAGATGATGGTGACCAAGCCGTTCCAGCGCGTGGTATGGATCGGCGTGGAGATGCATCTGCGCGGCGCCACAACGCCGGAACAGCGTGATGCGCTGAGAGAACTGATCGACTATCGCAGCAACTACGGCAATCTCTTCCGCGCCACCCTCCTGCAGGGGCGCGAGGAAGGCGTGTTCGAGTTCGGCGACATGAGCATCACCAACCAGCTGATGTTCATGACGCTCAACTCGCCGATCTTCTGGTACACGCCGCGGGTCGGAGAGACCCGGGCCGACATCGAGAACATCGCCAGCCAGGTCGTCGATTACGCCCTGGGTGGCCTTTGCGGAAAACGGGAAAAGTCCAGATGA